ggaGGTGGGTTTCCATGTCCTGTGTTATAATATGAGTTTACAACTTTGATAAACTTGGGTAGAATTCCCCAGGAAAAATCAAATCACTAAGACACGGATCAGTTTTCTCTGTATATCATTTTGTTAGAGTGTGTGTACTGGACACTTGTGTTTTTAATCTCAGGGTGTTTTGAGTAAGGCAGTGAACTGGAGGGAGCTAGAGAAACAGTATTTTACCCAAACTGTTTACGAAGAAGAAATCATTCAAATGCTCGAATACTGTGGAGTAAGTATAGTTTATTTTCCCTATTTCCTGGTACTTTCATGTGCAAATCTAACAAATAATGTAACTTCTTTTTACTTCCAGTAAAAGCAGCCAACTGTTAGCTAAAACTGGTTTGCCTGTTATTTCCTTGCATTGCTGATAAATTTAATCTTTGAAGGAAAACCTTCTGAAAACCAGAAGccaatattttggttttataaaGTGTGCTAAGCATAGCCCTTTCTACAAGGTTTTTTTTCGTGACCACGCTTAGTGTAATCTGCAGCATAAAATGGATTTAGTCAAAACATTGAAGCTGTAGATAATATTTCCCAGTAACTGGCTTTATAGTCTGGAAAACGGATAGCCTGGTGTGTAAATATGAAAACACAATTTACTGCCCTTTGAAGCAATTGCTTCCAAATATTCAatgctataaaatatttttaattggtgGCAAAATTAAGATACTTTTCTAGTTTGTAGTGCCAAATGTCCCTTTCTGTTTGTGTGTGATGCCAGCCCTCCCTCAGCTTTAGACTTTATCACACAAGCGGCTGGGATAAGCATAGGTAGAGTTTTTGTAATTAGCTTCCTGCTCCAAAATAGAATTTATTGTCtgcataatttttttgctttcttcttgactttttttgacTAGGGTTGACTCTTCCCCAGGGGAAATTCGTTGCCTCACTGCTGTTTAAGATTGGAGTGATAACTTTTTAAGAATTGCTTATATGTTTCAGTGCTGTCTTCTAGCCGGTTCTGATAAATACCTTTTTTCCTAAGATTCTTTGTGACAATCCTTTTTCAAATATCTTGAAACAGAAGAAGAGGGGCTGGGGTGGAAATATTGTAGTTACTTAGGCGCTTTccatttttaagtaaaatacaTTCCGGGAACACAGAtaaagtgaaaagaagaaacaattcaAGATGTTCAACTTGTGTCTTCGTAGTATTTAGAGACATTAGATTTTTCATTGGATTTCCTAAACCTAACATTAGACCTGGTGGGACATGTTTATTGCCCAGAAATTTAAGCTTAAATGACTACAATTATAAATTCAGAGTTTTAATAtagaattaaaaccaaatatttgtATCATAAGTTACCAAATAGAAGTACTTCCTGCATGTTTTTAAGGTGACAGAAATTTAGAATGAAATTATCAAGACGTTACGATAATCAGGATTTAGTTGAGTGACGGGCTTGCTGAAGATAACCAGTACTGCGAGCAGTGctgtctgcatctttttttctttgtttttaatatcgAGTTGAtcttaaaaataagattaacCAACTGATTTAAAGGAGAAACCCTGTTGTTGTTGGCCTGTTGTCTTTGTGTAGACAGATTCTTTCAAGATGGGACAAGACTTTGTTAAAAACTTCCCTGACAGTGTGGATAGTCTGGAGGATGTGGATGTAACTTCTAGAATGTTCAGCCTTGATTCCTCAAACAAGACCGTTCACAGCTTTCCCACAAATAAAAGTACTCTAAGTGCCTCATCAGAAGGACTCTTAATACAAGAAGCTCCTACAATCCAGTGCATAAATCAAACATTTTCAACCAGTAGCAATAAAAACTTCACCAGCCCACAAGAACACaagataaataaaagaagaaagaacgACACTTTACAGAGAGAGTCATTAAGGTTCATGAAAGGAGTAATGGATGAATGTACCCACGTAGCTAACTTCTCAGGTATGTATGTATTTGTTTGAACGTGCAGTTTGGAAAGTTGAATAACAtatgaaggaaggaaaggtattttcttccttctccaatGTGTAAACTTGCCGGGACCTTAgccaaaatacaaaaatatctcGAGTGTTATTCAGTAGCATCAATTTACTTCTCCATTTCCAAATTGTTCTTATGTTTTTTCTTAGTGTCCATCTAGTGGTGAAGTGAATTAAAAATTTGCCATTTGGTatctttgttcattttttttcctgcctgcatGTGGCTATTTTCAGATGTGAGTTAGTGAGaatttgtattatttaaaagaacaaaacatctATGTGATCTGGGTGATATGTAGATGTAATTGATCTGCTCATAAGGTTTTTCAAGCAGATTCAAATAAATCTCATAAAGCAGAAATCTGATACTGGCTTCAGATAAAAAGTAGCCTCCGTGGCTAAGAAATAATCTTGAATGGTAATTTAGACAAGTGTGACCAGTAAAAATGTGCAGAGGTCCTTCTGGGATGATGCACCCTGGTGAATGCAGTGTTTCTCGGGACAGGCATAGGATACTGAGAGAGCTGTAGGCCAGCAAGGCCTTAAATTTGATGAACCTGAGTGTCTTGGCATCTAGGACAGATCCCTTTCAACAGCCCACTTACAGGCAATGATTTCTTCCTAAAGGTGATTGAAAGGGTTTTGCTGGGATGGGGGGCTTGGAATTGCTTTTGTGGCAGTCCATTCAGACAAAATGGTTCCACTGTACGTGTACCCACTGAAGACTCTCAACCTGTCCTAGGATGTACTTTGACCTCAGACAGGTTTCTGAAAGGTCTTTCAGACAGGTCTTTGAATGTCAAAATATGCTTGATCCTGAGACCCTGTGCCACCTCATTTTTAATTCTGACATtccagaaacaggaaaaaaagaaaaaccaaaatttCTACACTAGCATAAATTTCTTGACTTGAGCAATGTCCCAGGTCACTGCTAGCCATGGATGTTTTGTGACAAATACCAGCAAAGTGCTTTCCTTAaagctttaaaatttatttcggtatatagaaaaaaacctgtaagcTTTACTTTAAGTACAGATGTTCTTGTGTATCTAGAGTTATCACTTCACTAAAGCATTGACCTTCCTTGAAACTTAAGAGGATGTGTGATCCCAATGCACTTGTCAAAGTGATGTCGGCCTTCCTGTCATTGTCTCCCAGGTCTCATGCTCTGGGAGACATTGCATCCCTACCGGGGCCTCCTTGGAGTGCATCTGGAGAGGAGCTTCAGAAAATCTGCCTAATGCTCAAATTTAATGCAAAGTTGAATGGAAGACTAGAATCTATCTTGGCATCATATGCCCTCTGTACATGATCTACTATATATGAAAAGAGAGGGTCTAAATTATTTGTGACACCCcattttcaaacattttgtCTGATCACTGTTTTCCACATCACATATATTCTTTTTGAAGAGAGAACTGTTCTTGTGCCCAGCATTGTTTTGGTGTGATTTTTCTTGACATCGTTTTAGTGTTGTGGTCATCAGATTGGTGCAATTGGATTAATAAATCTTTATAACGACATGTTggaaattttatgttataactGAAATATGCAggaaatgggaaagagagtgAAGATATACTGCGCTTTGTCTGACCTTTCATACGaaaagttgtctttttttcctctccttgagggaaaaaaaattcgtAAAGCTTCTACTCTGTTGAATTTCAGATGTTTCCTGGTTCACTGAAAAAAGAGATCTTGGAGAGCTCACCTGAATGCTGTTATAGAGTTTTGATGATAAGAGGAAAGACAATTCTCCTGCCATTCCTCAAAGACTTGTAAAGTTTTCTGctttaaggaagggaaggagataaattaattttgttttctattaatGACCTCTCTACTGTAATATCAGAACCCAGGTGAATTCTGCTGGAGACTTCAGAAAATATGGTTTTATTAAAGCTTAGAATACTTTGAATTTCTTTATAGATAGAGAGCATTTTTACAACAGAAATCTCAGCTatcatgtttctgtttctttcttgagATGAATTaaattttgatttgattttctttagTTCCTGTTGACCCAAGT
The window above is part of the Phaenicophaeus curvirostris isolate KB17595 chromosome 4, BPBGC_Pcur_1.0, whole genome shotgun sequence genome. Proteins encoded here:
- the ABHD18 gene encoding protein ABHD18 isoform X1; amino-acid sequence: MGGALVLESAALLHWLEREGYGPLGMTGISMGGHMASLAVTNWPKPLPLIPCLSWSTASAVFTTGVLSKAVNWRELEKQYFTQTVYEEEIIQMLEYCGTDSFKMGQDFVKNFPDSVDSLEDVDVTSRMFSLDSSNKTVHSFPTNKSTLSASSEGLLIQEAPTIQCINQTFSTSSNKNFTSPQEHKINKRRKNDTLQRESLRFMKGVMDECTHVANFSVPVDPSLIIVVQAKEDAYIPRTGVRSLQEIWPGCEIRYLDGGHVSAYLFKQGLFRQAIYDAFDRFLQKYTV